The Longimicrobiaceae bacterium nucleotide sequence CCGCCGCCGGCTTGGCGAAGCGCGCGTGCAGGCGGGCGTGCTCCGCCTTCCGGTCCACCTGGGCGAGCTCGAGCGACACCGGCACCTGCGCGGGGAGGGGGCGCTCGTAGAGCACGGGGGAGACCGGCTCCAGCGACACCGCCTCCACGGTATGGATCCCCTCCGGGTCCGCGGGGCGAAGCGCGGTCCCGCGCTCCGCCTCCGGGGCGTACTCCTCCTCGTCCTCCTCCGTCTCCATCCCCGGCCATGCGCCCCACCCGGCCGACCACCCGCCGTCGGCGGTGGCCGGGACCGGTGCCTGCGCGCCCTGACGCGCCTCCGCGGGAGCGGGGATCCGGGCGGGCTGCTCCCCGTAGCCCTCCGTCTCCACGGGGGGAAGCGTTTCCTGGGGCGGGTCCGGCTTGAAGATGCGCCCCAGGAGCGGCGCCCCGAAGAAGATGATGACGAGGAGGATCTCGAACCAGTCCATGGCTCAGCTCAGCTCGCCGTTCCCCGACCCCGAGCCGTCGGGAGCGGCCAGCGCGCGCCGCATCGCCGTGTCGCTCTGCATGTTGCTGTAGCGGGCGTAGTCCATGATCCCCAGGTTGCCGCTGCGGAAGGCCTCGGCCATGGCGAGCGGCACCTCCGCCTCCGCCTCCACCACCCGGGCGCGCATCTCCTCCACCCGCGCGCGGTTCTCCTGCTCCTGGGCCACGGCCATGGCGCGCCGCTCCTCGGCACGGGCCTGGGCGATCCGCTTGTCGGCCTCCGCCTGGTCGGTCTGCAGCTCGGCGCCGATGTTCTTGCCCACGTCCACGTCGGCGATGTCGATGGAAAGGATCTCGAAGGCGGTCCCCGCGTCCAGCCCCTTGGCGAGCACCGTCTTGGAGATGGCGTCCGGGTTCTCCAGCACCGCCGCGTGGCCGTTCGCGGAGCCGATGGTGGAGACGATCCCCTCGCCGACGCGCGCCAGGATGGTCTCCTCGCCCGCGCCGCCGACCAGCCGGTTGATGTTGGCGCGGACGGTGACGCGCGCGATGGCGATGAGCTGGATGCCGTCCTTGGCCATGGCCGCCACGCGCGGGGTGGAGATCACCTTGGGGTTCACCGAGGTCTGCACCGCCTCCAGCACGTCGCGCCCGGCAAGGTCGATGGCGGCCGCGCGCTCGAAGCGGAGGTCGATGTTGGCCTTGTCGGCGGCGATCAGC carries:
- the floA gene encoding flotillin-like protein FloA (flotillin-like protein involved in membrane lipid rafts), which codes for MDDYLLGSTLFMIFVAILAIFVFFRFIPLGLWIQALASGVRLSFMNLFGMRFRKVNPARIVNPLITAHKAGIALSSDALEGHYLAGGNVERVVQALIAADKANIDLRFERAAAIDLAGRDVLEAVQTSVNPKVISTPRVAAMAKDGIQLIAIARVTVRANINRLVGGAGEETILARVGEGIVSTIGSANGHAAVLENPDAISKTVLAKGLDAGTAFEILSIDIADVDVGKNIGAELQTDQAEADKRIAQARAEERRAMAVAQEQENRARVEEMRARVVEAEAEVPLAMAEAFRSGNLGIMDYARYSNMQSDTAMRRALAAPDGSGSGNGELS